In Candidatus Syntrophosphaera sp., the genomic window GGTCGGAGAATCCGGCGATCAGCTCCCAGTCACGCAAAACCTGGAAGCCAGTCAGGAAATCGGCCGCGGGAGGCGTCCAGGTCAGCGTGACGTCGTTTTCCACAACTTCAGCGGCGAGGTCCTGGGGAGGCAGATGCGTCGGAATGGCAGGCACGGCCGTGATTATCTGGTTTGGCAGGGTGTGGGTGTGGTCGTCGTAGACGGCGGACACGAAGTATTTATAGGCCTGGCCGTTGACCACGCCAAAATCGGTGTAGCTGGACTCTGTCGAAGAAACCTGGGCGACGGGATATCCGTCACGCCAGATCTGATAGGCCGTGGGGGAGGGCTGGGTGACGACCGGAACCCAATACAGGGTTATGGATTGGTTGTTGGGTATGGCGTACAGGTTGGGGGGGAAACCGTAGTCGATGTCGTTGAAGCGGTTTTCCAGCACGCCCCGGGCGCGGGTGGCAATGAATACCTGATTGGTGCTGCTTCCCCATGCCATTTGCCAGATGTTGGCGCTGGCTCCCAGGTTTTGGGTCAGGGAGCTGGAGGTCGCGCCTTCGTCCACGCTGTAGCTGAGGCCGTTGTCCTTTCCGGAGATGACCTGTTGGCCAGGTCCGCTCAGGACGCTCCAACTGAAGCCGGGCATACCGGCCAGGGCATAGGTGGCTCCGTTATCGGTGGATTTGTATACTCCGGAATTGCTCGAAGCATAGATGATCTGTGGCTGCGTGCCAAGCTGCGGGCGGACCGAGACCATCGGCTGATAGGTCGTGCTTTCCATTCCGGTCGAGGCGGTGAAATTGATCCCGTCGTCGGAAAACCAGACCGCGGTGGCGCTGCCCTGATAGGAAAGGAAGATCCGCAGATTGCCCATCGGACCCCGTCCCAGCTTCAATCTGGGGGCAAAACCCCACATTCCGCCCTGCGCGACGGTCCAGTTCTGTCCTCCGTCCTCAGTGTACCTGATCTCGCCAATGGCGGTGCCCAACCAGAATTTGTCCGGATCAGTGGGATGGACCTCGCAGGCCGAAACCTGGGTGCCCTGGTAATACACATAGGTCCAGGTGTTTCCGCCATCCAGGGAAGTGTAGGCCCCGTCGAGGGTGCCAGCCAGCATCCGTCCGGATTGGTAGAATTGGTGGTTGGTGGGGGCCAGTTCATAGACCATCCAGTTGCCCAGCCCGTTGACCATCTGATCCCAGGTGTCGCCGTTATCGGTGCTGCGGTAGAGTCCGCTACCCTCGGTGCCGCCCCAAAGTTCATTGGTGTCCGAATAATAGGCCAGTCCGTGCACCAGGGCAAGATTGAGTCCTGTGTGCGAGGCCACGACAGGTTCATCATAACCCGTGGCCCGGAAGATCCCGCCCCAATGGCCCAGAAGCGCTCCGGCGCCGGTACCTGTTCCGCACTGCCAGGTCGACTGCGGCACTTGCGGGGAGACGGGCTGCCAGGTTTGGCCCTGGTCGTTGCTCTTCATGATGCCGCCCGCGTTGGAACTGGCATAGAAAACTCCATTGTATTCCGCGATGCTGCGATAGGTGCCAGAAGTTGCCAGCGTCCAGTTGGCCCCACCGTCGGTGGTCCTGTAAACACCACCTGCGTGGGCAATGAGGCTGAACAAGCTGTCGGCGGGGGAGATGTACATGCCCCAACCATCGCCACCGGGGCCCCAGGGCGTCCAGGTCTGGCCATTGTTGACGCTGGTCATCACGGAACTGGCTGAGCTTCCCATCACCACGAACATCCTTTCCGGATTGGCCGCCGAAGAGGTGAACATCCGCATAAAGCCGTTGTTCAGGCCCACTTGGGCGAAGGTGTTGCCCCCGTCGGTGGAGACCTCGATCCCTACGTTGCCGGATTTTCCCACCACGATGGTGTTGCCGTTGTTCGCTTTGACTCCGACGCCGAGGATATAGGCCGTGGAGAGGGCCGCCAGATTCCAAGTCAGCCCGTTGTCCTCGCTTTTGTAAAGCCCGTTTCGGGCTCCGGCGTAAAAAGTGCCGGGTTGGGAAGCGGAGGCGGCCACGGCGTTGTATTGCTTGCGGGGCAGGGTCGTTGGCTGCCAGTTTATCCCCCCATCCAGGCTCATGTAGACCCCGCCTTCCACCGCCGTCAGGCTCGAGCCACAGGCCGCGAAGACACGCAGATTGTTGGCTGGATCGGTAACCAGCCCGCGCACGTTTCCGCCCCAGGGGCCGGATCCTGTCCAGGAACCAACGTCACGGGAGGATTCCGCGGCTTCCAATGCCGGGGCTAGATAATAGGGATTGAATTTTGTGTGTGACGGGATCTCTTCCCCCGTGTCCGGGCAGACAAAGGCTGCGCCTGCGGCCGCGGAAAGCGCGAGTATCGCCAGAACCGCCAAAATTGTCCTTTTCATATCATATCTCCTTATCGGATGTTTTTTTATGTTGGACAAATCACCCAATACGTTTCCGGGATCGATATGTCAAGCAATAAATAGCGCCCATCCTCAAACCAGGAGGCAAATTCCGGTCTATCCGCCAGATATTCCGCCCCTTGGTTGCCTGTACGTATCACGCCGGATAAGCTCCTGCCGGGCGGTCATCCGGCGGGAAACTTGCTGGAGGCGTATTAGCAGGATTTTTGGAAGTAATGACTGGCGGCATAGTCAAAACTCTCTGCTCGACAGCAAGCCATTAGCCATGGATGGCATAGAAGCTGGGGAAGAGGTCCAATCGTTAAGCAGATGACGAAAAAATGGAGCGGGCAACGGGACTCGAACCCGCGACCCTCAGCTTGGGAAGCTAATGCTCTACCAACTGAGCTATGCCCGCTCACGGAGGCTAAAAAGAATCTGGAGGCTATTTTGTCAAGGGGATTGTGTCATTCCCATTCGATGGTGGCCGGAGGCTTGGAACTGATATCATAAACTACGCGGTTAACTCCGTCCACTTCATTGATGACGCGGTTGGAGACCCTTTTGAGGAAAGCGAAGGGAAGTTCGGTCCAGTCGGCGGTCATGCCATCGACGCTGTTCACGGCCCGCAGGGCGCAGACGTTGTCGTAGGTGCGTTCGTCGCCCATCACTCCGACGCTTTGGATGGGCAGCAGCACGGCGAAGGCCTGCCAGGTCTTGTCATAGAGGTCCCAGTTGCGCAGTTCCTGGATGAAGATCTCGTCAATCGCCTGGAGGGTTCTGACTTTGACGGCATCCACCGCTCCGATGATGCGTACGGCCAGACCGGGCCCGGGGAAAGGATGTCTTCCGATCAAAGCTTCCGGCAAACCAAGCTCGCGGCCAACCTCGCGGACCTCGTCCTTGAACAATTCTCTGAGGGGTTCAACCAATTTCAGGTTCATTTTTTCCGGCAATCCGCCCACGTTGTGGTGGCTCTTGATGGTTGCGGATGGACCTTTGAAGGAAACGCTTTCGATCACGTCCGGATACAGAGTGCCCTGGGCCAGGAAACCCGCGTCGGGATACTTGGCAGCTTCTTTCTCAAAGACCTCGATGAAGGCGGCGCCGATGATCTTGCGCTTTTGCTCGGGATTTTCCACTCCTGCCAAGCGCTCCAGGAACAAGCTCGCAGCGTCCACAAAATCTATCTTGATCCCCGGCACAGCGGCAAAGGCTTCGCGCACCCTTTCGGACTCGCGATGGCGCATGCAGCCGTTATCCACGAAGATGGGGACCAATTGGCCGCCGATAGCCTTGTGGAGCAATACTGCCGCTACGGAAGAATCCACTCCGCCCGAGAGGCCGAGAATTACCTTTCCCTTGCCGACCTTGTTCCGAATGGCTTCGATCGCTTCGGTGATGAAGCTGCCTGGCGTCCAATTGTTTGCGCAGCCAGCGATCTGGACCGCGAAATTGGCCAGGATCCGTTTGCCGTTGCTGGTGTGGACGACCTCGGGATGGAACTGCAGGGCATAGATTTGGTCCGACTGGTGGGCGATGGCGGCATGGGGCGCGTTGGAGGTGGAGGCCAGGGTCACAAACTGCTGGGGGAGTTCTGCCAGCGAGTCGCCATGGCTCATCCATACCTGTTCTTCTTGGGACAATCCCGCAAACAATGGATGCCCGCCGTTGATCTGCAGCTTGGCATAGCCGTATTCCCGGTTGTCATGGCGCTCGATCTTTCCGCCGTAACGCGCGGCAATCAGTTGCATTCCATAGCAGATGCCCAGAATGGGGATGCCCAGGTCCCAGATGACGGGTTCGGGCTGGGGCGCTCCAGGTTGGAAATGGCTGAAAGGGCTTCCGGAGAGGATTATCGCCTTGGGGCGCAGGGCTTTGATCGCCTCTGAATCCATGTTGAAAGGATGGATCTCGCAATAGACGTGCAGGGAACGGATGGCCCGGCCGATCAGTTGGGTGTATTGAGAGCCGAAATCGAGGATGAGGATGGTGTCGTGGGTCAATCTTACCTCACAAAGGGGTTGTTCTTCTTTTCCAGGCCGATGGAAGTGCGGGGTCCGTGTCCGGGGAAAACGATCGTGTCATCAGGCAGGGCGAAAAGCTTAGTCTTGATTGAATCTATGATCTGGGCGTGGCTGCCGCTGGGGAAATCCGTGCGCCCGATGCTGAGTTCGAACAGCGTGTCGCCGCTGATGAGGAATTTATCCGCCAGCAGGCAGATGCAGCCGGGAGTATGGCCTGGAGTGTGGATGATCCGTATCAGATGTTTTCCCAAACTGAGATCCATGCCTTCTTCGGCCAGAACATCCGCGGGTTGGCAGTCCACGGGCGTTCCCATATATTCGCTGAGGTTTCTGCGGTTATCAGTGAGCAGGTGGGCGTCCGCGGGATGGATCATCACCGGGCAGCGCAAGGCCTTTTTGAACCAGGCGTTACCGCCGATGTGGTCTCCATGGCCGTGGGTGTTGACAATGTGGCTGACCTTGAGACCCAGTTCCCCGATCCGCAACAGCAAGTCCCGCGAGGGGGCGGCAGGATCGATAAGGAGGGCGGTCTGGGATGCGTCATCCCAAAGCAGCCAGGTGTTGGTCCCGTAATCGGGCAGCAGAATATGGCCTTCAATTTTGAGCATCAAAGTTCCTTGTCGAGAGAGATCAGATATGGCCTGAGCAGCGGCTCGGCGCATTTTTCCACACAGATTTCGCGGCTGAAGTTCTTGTCAACCCCATATTTCACAAATCCCGGCGAAGGCGCTTTGGAGCTGTAGGCCAAAACGATGGAAGCGGCCAGGGCTATGAGCTTTGCGGAAGGATCGGGATCGGTGAGCAGGCCCAGGGGTCCTTCCGCATCCCTGATCATGAAATACATTCCGGGAAAATTTTCGGTTTCCAAGCCCTGATTGTCTGCTTCAGTCCGGCCCACGATCAGTTTGATCCGTTCATCGAGACGGAAATGCCTGCCCCAGCGGAGCAAGCGGATGTTGGCTGCGCTGTCCTGGCCATGTTTCACCAGTTCCCTGAGGCGCAGCGTGAAATTCCTGTCCGTGAGCAGACATCCTCCTCCGGGAGGGGGATAGGAGAGGCCGAACTTCTGCGCCAGTTCCATTTGTTGGGTTCTGCCCCGGCCATGAATGGCCAGCATCTGGTTTTTATCCACCCAGCCTTCACGGATGGGTTTGGTATCCGGGAGCAGTTTCTGTGAAAGGGGGCGGATGATGAGGTCGCCGATCCCGCTCAGTTTGTTGACGGCCTGGAGAGCGTTGCGGCGCTGGGACATGGGCCGCTGGCCCAGAACTTCTCCGGAGATCAGGAAACTCGCTTCCAGCTCCTCCAGCAGCAAGCCCGCCTGGTGGAACATCATGGCGTGGCAATCGATACAGGGATTGAAATTCTTGCCAAAGCCGTGCACCGGGTTTTCCATCATTTTCAGGTGTTCTGGGGTGATGTCCTTGATGATCAGCTTCAGGTTGTTTTCAGAGGCTGTTTTGACCGCCTTTTCCGGAGTGATGTAGGGAGCGCTGAAAAAAACCGGGATCACCGTGTATCCCAGCTCCTGAATCCATCTGACCGCCAGGATGCTATCCAGGCCACCGGAAAAGAGGGCTATGCAACTGCTTGTTTTGTCCATTGTTAGTGTCAGGGCATTGCGTTGGGAGTATTTGTCTGTTTACGATGGCCAAATAAAGAGGCTCTCCATAGCGGGGAGCCTCCTTGTATCATTACGTTGTTACTCAGGGTCGCGTTACTTTTGAAGATCCTGGTTGATCGTTTCCATGACCCTGGCGACGTTCAACTTGCGGGATTGGCCATTATCCTTGCCAAAATTCCACCATTCATATCCGTCATAGCTGACGCCAACCGTCAGGACCTTGTTGGAATTACGCATCTTGTAGGTGATTGCATTGACGTAGAAGCTGAACTCTTCAACCGGTAGCAGTTCCTGCCAGAAAGTGGAATACAAGAGATGGTTTCTTTCCGAACCGGGAACCTGCCTGGTGTAATACTTGATCTGTTCGTCCCCGTGTATAGCGGCTTCAATGAGTTGGAAATTGGGATCGATATCGCCGATAATGGTCCAGTTCGGGGCATAGTTGTTGGTTTCAATGAACTGGGCGGTGGGACCATCTACCTCATCGGGCAGTTGGCCGACTTCGATCGTACCCCGGTAGAGCTTTTCATTTGCTCCGGGATTTTTGGTGATCTTATAGCTGACCGGTTGATTGGTGTTCAACTCGACGTAGGTATCAGCGAAATAGATTCTGCCTTTGGTATAGCTGTCACAATAGGCCATAGGCACATCGACGTTATTGATCGTCAGAGTAGCTTCGGTGTCGATTCCTTTGACAGTAAACCAAATCCAAGCCCGGGTATTACCCAGCTTATCCGCGTAATCATAATCGAGGTCAAACCACAGCACGTGGTCATAGTCCCATAGATAAGGAGAGACGTTCTCAAAGTTTGGAGTGGTGGGTTTGTCGTCCGAAGAACAGGACATTGCCACAAACAAGGTCAGTCCAAGCGCGACAAGAAGGAAAAAACGGAGGTAGACTTTCATTTCTTTACTCCTTTGTATTAAATTAAGGTAGCCATAACTTCACTATCATTATAAGACATTATAGCCGGAGAGGGCTAAAATGTCAAGTATTATAATCGATTTCCATAGTATCAAGGCCCGAGAACAAAGGCGCACTCTCAAACAGAGTGGATACCGGCCCTGAATCCATCTTTCCTTACTAAAATTTAGACTGTCCACCTCTTGGGCGTTTCCCGCCGGATTCCCGCCCGCCTGGCGGGTATTGGGCGGGAAACGTAAGCGAAACCAGTCAACCACAAAAATGGGGAAATCGCCAGAGTTCAGCGCCGAGTTTGAAGCAAGGTGAATCAAGATCAAGCAACACTATGATGGGTCAGGGTGTTTATTGAATCCGGGCATTGGGGTTCACGCTGGAGATTTACGCGGGAAGGTCAAGATCACATACGGAGACTAAACCCGGATGGAATGATTTTTTTATGAAAATGAAAAGCGGCCCAATCCGACAAAGTGGCGTCTGTACGGACCGGACCGCCATGCGTTGGAGCTAAATGGCGGATTCGAACCGCCGACCTGCTGATTACGAATCAGCTGCTCTACCAGCTGAGCTAATTTAGCTGTTAATCCCTAACCAGCCTGAATGAACTGGGGTGTTCAACAGTTTCTATGAAAGTAATGGAGTGGATCCTGGAATACTGCTTGTCGATGTGGGCCGCGTAAGCGTTGCCTACCAATAAGGTCATGTACGGTATGGTGGTCAGCTTGAGTTTCACCTTGCTGCCTGTGCTGATGTTGCGGGGATACCAGAACTGATTCGCGTCCAGGCCGGTGGAGAGTTTTTGGGTTTCGTCAAGTTTGAAGGGAGGTATCCGAAGATAATACCAGAGCCTGAAATGCACAATCTCAGGCATTCTATCATAATTGTCCAGCGACAAGCCGTAGAAGATTGCCGGGCTGTCCCAGTTCAATAACTCAGGTTTCGTCAATCCAGGTACGAAATGCTCAGGCATCAGGTTGCTGACCAGATAGTGGCTGCCATATTGGCCGGAAATCGTGGTAGATTGGAACTGTGCATCCCTCTCCAGGAAGACGCCATAGTGGTATGCGGGGTCAAGCTGGCTCTTGGGGATGTCGAAATCAACTTGCACATACAGCCTCTGAAGCTCCGAGGAATAAAACGTGTCCAGCTCGTATTCCTCGGCTTCCAAGAGTTTAAAATACAATGCGTCAGCGTCATTCTGGGCCCTCAGCCCTGACGCCAGCAACAGTGCAAGGATAAATATCACTGATATTCTACGCATGTTAAACTCCTTTTTACATAGTATAGTCAAGTCAATGTTTAAAACAATCTGAAATACGTCAAGCGATATCTTCACATTTGATCTCTTGGGCTGTTGATTTTTTTCCTTGACGCAAAATACCAGCCCCAAAATCTGACTAGAAAGAAATAAATCAATATACATCAAGGAGTAACAAATGAAACGCAGAGTCATTATCATGGGTGCAGCCGGCAGGGATTTTCACAACTTCAATGTCTATTTCCGGGATAACCAGGATTACGAAGTTGTGGCTTTTACCGCCACCCAGATCCCCGGGATCGACGACAAGAAGTATCCCGCCGAACTGGCCGGAAGCCTCTATCCCAAAGGCATTGACATTCATCCGGAAGCTGAGCTGAAAAATCTGATCCAAAAACATAAGGTCGATCTGGTCATCCTGGCCTACAGCGACCTGCCCCATGAAGTGGTGATGAACAAAGCATCATTGGTGAACGCCGCGGGCGCTGATTTCATGCTGATGGGCACTCAAAACACCATGGTCAAGACAAGCAAACCCCTGGTGACGGTTTGCGCGGTCCGCACTGGCTGCGGCAAATCCCAAACCACTCGGGCGGTCATCAAAGCGTTGAAAGCCAAGGGATTGAAGGTCGTTTCCATCCGCCATCCCATGCCTTACGGCGATCTGGTGAAACAGAAGGTCCAGCGCTTTGCCGAACTCAAAGACTTGGAAACCCATAATTGCACCATCGAGGAGATGGAGGAGTATGAACCCCACATCATGATGAACAGCATCATCTATGCCGGCGTGGATTATGAAGCCATCGTACGCGAAGCCGAAAAAGAAGCCGATGTGATAATCTGGGACGGCGGGAACAATGACATTCCTTTCTACTTCTCAGACAAACAGTTGAACATCGTGGTCGTCGATCCTCACCGTCCGGGCGACGAGGTCAGCTACTATCCCGGCGAGACCAATCTGCATCTGGCGGACGTGATCGTTATCAACAAGATCGACAGCGCCGACCTGGATGACATCAATGAAGTGCGGGCCAATATCCGTTCCATCAATAAAAAGGCCCAGATCATCGACGCGGCCTCGCCCCTGGGTGTGGACAAACCCGAGATCATCGCCGACAAGCGCGTTCTGGTGGTGGAAGACGGGCCCACGCTGACCCATGGCGAAATGACCTACGGCGCCGGTGTGATCGCGGCTGAAAAATACGGCTGCGCAGAGCTTGTTGATCCCCGCGAATGGGCGGTGGGAGAGATCCTCGCGACCTTTGAAAAATACCCCGACATTGGCATCCTGCTTCCGGCGATGGGTTACAGCGACCAGCAGATCAAGGATCTGGAACATACGATCAACACAACCGATTGCGAGGGTGTGGTGATCGCCACTCCGATCGACCTGCGCCGCCTGATCAACATCAAACACCCAGCCTGCCAGGTCACCTACGAACTGCAGGAGATCGGCAAACCTACCATAGCTGACGTTTTGAAGGATTTCTAAAGCCAAATCTACTGGCTTGGATAACATAAACTTGGGGCAGATTAAACATCTGCCCCACAGCTTTTCAGAATATCAAGAGGACATGATGACAAAAACAGCAGTTCTTGCCCTGGGTGGCAATGCCATCATCAAAGCCGGACAAAATGGCACCATCTCAGAACAGTTTGCCAACACGAGGGATTCCCTGAGCGGGATCGTGGAATTGATCCGCCAGGGATACAAATTGGCCATAACCC contains:
- a CDS encoding tRNA (5-methylaminomethyl-2-thiouridylate)-methyltransferase, which translates into the protein MDKTSSCIALFSGGLDSILAVRWIQELGYTVIPVFFSAPYITPEKAVKTASENNLKLIIKDITPEHLKMMENPVHGFGKNFNPCIDCHAMMFHQAGLLLEELEASFLISGEVLGQRPMSQRRNALQAVNKLSGIGDLIIRPLSQKLLPDTKPIREGWVDKNQMLAIHGRGRTQQMELAQKFGLSYPPPGGGCLLTDRNFTLRLRELVKHGQDSAANIRLLRWGRHFRLDERIKLIVGRTEADNQGLETENFPGMYFMIRDAEGPLGLLTDPDPSAKLIALAASIVLAYSSKAPSPGFVKYGVDKNFSREICVEKCAEPLLRPYLISLDKEL
- a CDS encoding cyclic 2,3-diphosphoglycerate synthase; the protein is MKRRVIIMGAAGRDFHNFNVYFRDNQDYEVVAFTATQIPGIDDKKYPAELAGSLYPKGIDIHPEAELKNLIQKHKVDLVILAYSDLPHEVVMNKASLVNAAGADFMLMGTQNTMVKTSKPLVTVCAVRTGCGKSQTTRAVIKALKAKGLKVVSIRHPMPYGDLVKQKVQRFAELKDLETHNCTIEEMEEYEPHIMMNSIIYAGVDYEAIVREAEKEADVIIWDGGNNDIPFYFSDKQLNIVVVDPHRPGDEVSYYPGETNLHLADVIVINKIDSADLDDINEVRANIRSINKKAQIIDAASPLGVDKPEIIADKRVLVVEDGPTLTHGEMTYGAGVIAAEKYGCAELVDPREWAVGEILATFEKYPDIGILLPAMGYSDQQIKDLEHTINTTDCEGVVIATPIDLRRLINIKHPACQVTYELQEIGKPTIADVLKDF
- a CDS encoding T9SS type A sorting domain-containing protein yields the protein MKRTILAVLAILALSAAAGAAFVCPDTGEEIPSHTKFNPYYLAPALEAAESSRDVGSWTGSGPWGGNVRGLVTDPANNLRVFAACGSSLTAVEGGVYMSLDGGINWQPTTLPRKQYNAVAASASQPGTFYAGARNGLYKSEDNGLTWNLAALSTAYILGVGVKANNGNTIVVGKSGNVGIEVSTDGGNTFAQVGLNNGFMRMFTSSAANPERMFVVMGSSASSVMTSVNNGQTWTPWGPGGDGWGMYISPADSLFSLIAHAGGVYRTTDGGANWTLATSGTYRSIAEYNGVFYASSNAGGIMKSNDQGQTWQPVSPQVPQSTWQCGTGTGAGALLGHWGGIFRATGYDEPVVASHTGLNLALVHGLAYYSDTNELWGGTEGSGLYRSTDNGDTWDQMVNGLGNWMVYELAPTNHQFYQSGRMLAGTLDGAYTSLDGGNTWTYVYYQGTQVSACEVHPTDPDKFWLGTAIGEIRYTEDGGQNWTVAQGGMWGFAPRLKLGRGPMGNLRIFLSYQGSATAVWFSDDGINFTASTGMESTTYQPMVSVRPQLGTQPQIIYASSNSGVYKSTDNGATYALAGMPGFSWSVLSGPGQQVISGKDNGLSYSVDEGATSSSLTQNLGASANIWQMAWGSSTNQVFIATRARGVLENRFNDIDYGFPPNLYAIPNNQSITLYWVPVVTQPSPTAYQIWRDGYPVAQVSSTESSYTDFGVVNGQAYKYFVSAVYDDHTHTLPNQIITAVPAIPTHLPPQDLAAEVVENDVTLTWTPPAADFLTGFQVLRDWELIAGFSDPETSSYTDHNLANGTYLYCVIAFYATGQSEPATITVEVNYVGNDDPGSPALVTELRGNYPNPFNPETSVSFALKEPAPVKIDIYDHKGRKVKTLVEQDFTSGRHSVVWNGRDEGGKPVASGVYFYKMTTGKYSSTRKMVLMK
- the guaA gene encoding glutamine-hydrolyzing GMP synthase, which gives rise to MTHDTILILDFGSQYTQLIGRAIRSLHVYCEIHPFNMDSEAIKALRPKAIILSGSPFSHFQPGAPQPEPVIWDLGIPILGICYGMQLIAARYGGKIERHDNREYGYAKLQINGGHPLFAGLSQEEQVWMSHGDSLAELPQQFVTLASTSNAPHAAIAHQSDQIYALQFHPEVVHTSNGKRILANFAVQIAGCANNWTPGSFITEAIEAIRNKVGKGKVILGLSGGVDSSVAAVLLHKAIGGQLVPIFVDNGCMRHRESERVREAFAAVPGIKIDFVDAASLFLERLAGVENPEQKRKIIGAAFIEVFEKEAAKYPDAGFLAQGTLYPDVIESVSFKGPSATIKSHHNVGGLPEKMNLKLVEPLRELFKDEVREVGRELGLPEALIGRHPFPGPGLAVRIIGAVDAVKVRTLQAIDEIFIQELRNWDLYDKTWQAFAVLLPIQSVGVMGDERTYDNVCALRAVNSVDGMTADWTELPFAFLKRVSNRVINEVDGVNRVVYDISSKPPATIEWE
- a CDS encoding MBL fold metallo-hydrolase, whose translation is MLKIEGHILLPDYGTNTWLLWDDASQTALLIDPAAPSRDLLLRIGELGLKVSHIVNTHGHGDHIGGNAWFKKALRCPVMIHPADAHLLTDNRRNLSEYMGTPVDCQPADVLAEEGMDLSLGKHLIRIIHTPGHTPGCICLLADKFLISGDTLFELSIGRTDFPSGSHAQIIDSIKTKLFALPDDTIVFPGHGPRTSIGLEKKNNPFVR